The Candidatus Binatia bacterium genomic interval TCCCGCACCGAAATCTTCGGATTCTTCTGCGCCAGCACCATCGTGATCGCCGCCGTCAACGTCGTCTTCCCGTGATCCACGTGACCGATCGTTCCCACGTTCACGTGCGGCTTCGTCCGCTCGTACTTCTGCTTCGCCATCCGATCAGACCCTCCGCTCTGGGTACGACGTCGGTTCCGGTAGAACGTCCCCGGCGCGATCAGGACTCAGGACACGAATGCTGCGACGATCAGCGCCGCGGTCGGCGCGCCGTTCGAGATAATGGAGCCCACGAGCGGAATCGAACCGCTGACCTTTTGCTTACCATGCAAATGCTCTACCGACTGAGCTACGTGGGCGGTGGTGCGGCGCGCAGCACGGGTCAGGCTGATGAGAGGGCGTTGCTCGCTCCCTCGAGCGCCTGCCCTTCGGCGCCTGATTGTTTCTCATAAGGCAAAAAACGCCGATCGGCCTTCCCCCCGACTTCAAGAAGGTCGTCGGTGACTACGAATCGAGTACGGTAATCGAGGGCGAAGATGCGGTCAACAGGAAATTTGCGCCGATTGGGCCATCGCTTTTGCGTGCTCGATTGTTTGGACTTATGCACCGTCGGGAGGGGTTCGGGGAGTTTTCAGGGGGGATTTGGGGCGAAAGAATGATGGAAATGCATCTAACTATCTGTGGTTTATAGAGTTTGCTCTTGGGGATTGGTGTGGACAGCACTGGGGTTCCGCCGCCTGCGGGCGGCGGGACATGGGTTTCGCCGCCTCGGGGCGGCGGTACAAGTTCCGTCGCCTGTGGGCGGCGGAATATGGAGCGGGAAACGGGATTCGAACCCGCGACCCTCAGCTTGGAAGGCTGACGCTCTAGCCACTGAGCTATTCCCGCCCCGGATCGTTGCTTGCGACTGCGGCCGTCCGCCGCCGATCTCCTGCCTTGGAAGAATGGAGGGGGAAGGATTCGAACCTTCGAAGGCTAAGCCGGCAGATTTACAGTCTGCTCCCTTTGACCGCTCGGGAACCCCTCCGGCACGGCGAATCGTTCACGTTTGGAGCTGGCGAAGGGACTCGAACCCCCAACCGCCTCATTACAAATGAGATGCTCTACCATTGAGCTACGCCAGCAAGAGGAGGCGGACGCCGACCCGCGCGCGTCTCCGGGCCGCAGTGTACGGGGAGAGGCTCCGGAGGTCAACGCGGGAGGGGACGCCGGAGCCGGCCTCGGCCCGGCACCACGCCGAGGCGCGTCCGGGGAGGTCAGCGGCGCCGGGCTGTCGTCGATTCGGACCGGAGCGCGGCGAGGAGGGAGCCCACCGGAATCTCGCCGTCGGCCCGGTCGCCGAGCGGCGTGTCCACCACGCGCGTGAGCGTGAAGTGGAAGCGGCTTCCCTGGCCGGGCACGCTCTCCGCCCAGAGCCGTCCGCGGTGCGCTTCGATGATGCCGCGGCAGATCGCCAGCCCCAGCCCCGTGCCTCCCTGCTCGCGGGTCGCCGAGTCCTCGACCTGCGTGAACTTCCCGAAGATCCGCTCGAGGTCTTCGGGCGCGATCCCCTTCCCCTGGTCGCTCACGATCACCTCGAATTCATGCTCGTGCGC includes:
- a CDS encoding GTP-binding protein translates to MAKQKYERTKPHVNVGTIGHVDHGKTTLTAAITMVLAQKNPKISVR